A genomic segment from Kyrpidia tusciae DSM 2912 encodes:
- a CDS encoding restriction endonuclease subunit S: MSSYLYVKLGDIFNLNTETVCPRELPSQVFVHYSIPAFDESHRPVLERGWNIKSNKYALKGDSLLVSKLNPRINRVWKFLSMSNPNPSVCSTEFMVYQTIRPDVDLDFYYHFFTSHLFQAALMTLQSGTTGSRMRVTPKETLNIRIPYPPFREQRKIAAILTSVDDAIAATQRIIDQTERVKRGLMQQLLTRGIGHTKFKQTEIGEIPAEWDVMSFRDACEIVNGQVDPKEAPYCDMIHIAPNHIVGFIGHLEGYTTAKEDCVTSGKYLFTEEHVLFSKIRPELGKVAYPGFSGICSADIYPIRARNGIMLPEFLKYVLMSDRFYRYSISVSGRTGIPKVNRHDLDCYQIAVPPIAEQEGMCKILRSVYSYWSANLAKKSSLMTLKSALMQVLLTGKIRVKVDEEAGTVV, translated from the coding sequence GTGAGTAGCTATTTATACGTGAAACTTGGTGACATTTTTAATCTTAATACAGAAACTGTTTGCCCAAGGGAGTTACCAAGCCAAGTATTCGTTCACTACAGTATCCCTGCGTTCGACGAAAGTCACAGACCGGTTTTGGAGCGCGGATGGAATATTAAGAGTAACAAATATGCACTAAAGGGAGATTCACTCCTAGTATCGAAGTTGAACCCAAGGATTAATCGGGTGTGGAAATTTTTGTCTATGTCCAATCCGAACCCGAGTGTTTGTTCCACGGAATTCATGGTCTACCAGACAATTCGGCCAGATGTAGATCTGGATTTTTACTATCATTTTTTTACCTCTCACTTATTTCAGGCAGCGCTGATGACATTACAATCTGGGACAACTGGGAGTCGCATGCGAGTTACACCGAAAGAAACTTTGAACATCCGAATTCCTTATCCCCCCTTCCGCGAGCAACGTAAAATCGCCGCCATCCTGACGTCCGTGGACGATGCCATCGCCGCCACGCAACGGATCATCGACCAGACCGAACGCGTCAAACGCGGCCTGATGCAACAATTGTTGACGCGGGGGATCGGGCATACGAAGTTCAAGCAGACGGAGATCGGCGAGATCCCCGCGGAGTGGGATGTTATGTCGTTTCGTGACGCGTGTGAAATTGTCAACGGACAAGTGGATCCCAAAGAAGCACCATACTGCGATATGATACACATTGCACCTAACCACATCGTCGGATTCATTGGACATCTGGAAGGATATACGACTGCTAAAGAAGACTGTGTGACTAGTGGTAAATACTTATTTACCGAGGAGCACGTATTATTTAGTAAAATTCGTCCTGAACTAGGTAAGGTAGCATATCCCGGTTTTTCAGGGATATGTAGTGCGGACATTTATCCGATTCGAGCGAGAAACGGGATAATGTTGCCTGAGTTCTTGAAGTATGTTTTGATGTCAGACAGATTCTACAGGTACTCAATCTCTGTATCCGGACGAACCGGTATACCAAAGGTAAACCGTCATGACTTAGACTGCTATCAAATTGCCGTACCTCCGATAGCGGAGCAGGAAGGGATGTGCAAAATTTTACGGTCAGTCTATAGCTATTGGAGTGCCAATCTAGCCAAAAAATCATCTCTGATGACACTGAAATCAGCTTTGATGCAAGTCCTCCTCACTGGCAAAATCCGTGTCAAAGTCGACGAAGAAGCCGGGACGGTTGTATGA